The following coding sequences are from one Oscarella lobularis chromosome 19, ooOscLobu1.1, whole genome shotgun sequence window:
- the LOC136198377 gene encoding kelch domain-containing protein 2-like, which yields MASAALPDSRFDHESALNGDDLYVFGGKTADNGYFFPREEIWTCNVRDKKWICRVAEGDDISPPCNGAQSVVIDGIIYSYGGRLNNWGGDLEDVFGLNPQEMKWLRIATPPDEKKPWKRHEACLWAIGGRFIMFGGGCNRIPQDHRQLGAKSDWEVNDELYEFIFEKNREKGYWSDLRLDGLKPSGRRRAATETIDRHRGLIHGGYQKYEYVTDSFVIDLRAKQWIPIRFSPAPSDRSHRRICRLPHPGLKERNRFYLVGGKMKEKHFDHAFVLDFDSGESHEIHLCLDIEPIWLHTLHSVSSGDEIFQVFVMGGRESGGNLLIF from the exons ATGGCCAGCGCCGCACTTCCAGATTCTCGATTCGATCACGAAAGTGCGTTGAATGGCGACGACTTGTACGTCTTCGGCGGCAAGACGGCTGACAACGGATATTTTTTTCCCCGGGAGGAAATCTGGACTTGTAACGTTCGCGATAAGAAGTGGATTTGTCGAGTCGCCGAAGGAGACGACATTTCTCCGCCCTGCAATGGAGCACAAAGCGTGGTCATTGATGGGATCATTTATTCGTACGGTGgtagattaaataattgggGCGGTGATCTTGAAGATGTGTTTGGATTGAATCCCCAAGAAATGAAATGGCTTCGAATAGCGACGCCTCCTGATGAGAAGAAACCATGGAAACGTCACGAAGCCTGTTTGTGGGCAATTGGAGGACGATTCATTATGTTTGGAGGAGGTTGCAACCGTATTCCTCAAGATCATCGTCAATTAGGAGCCAAAAGCGACTGGGAAGTGAATGATGAGCTTtatgaatttatttttgagAAGAATAGAGAAAAAG GATACTGGTCGGATCTTCGACTAGACGGCCTTAAACCTAGCGGACGCCGCCGGGCTGCCACCGAAACAATAGATCGACATCGGGGCTTAATTCATGGAGGGTACCAAAAATATGAATACGTGACCGATTCGTTTGTCATTGATTTAAGAGCAAAG CAATGGATTCCAATCAGATTTAGTCCAGCCCCGTCTGATCGATCACATCGTAGAATTTGTCGATTGCCACATCCAGGACTAAAGGAAAGGAATCGCTTCTATTTAGTTGGCGGGAAGATGAAAGAGAAACACTTTGACCACGCCTTTGTTCTTGACTTCGACAGCGGAGAATCTCACGAA ATTCATTTATGCTTGGACATAGAACCTATTTGGCTTCACACTCTTCATTCCGTAAGCAGCGGAGACGAAATTTTTCAAGTCTTCGTTATGGGTGGAAGAGAGTCTGGTGGAAATTTATTGATCTTTTGA